A segment of the Bos taurus isolate L1 Dominette 01449 registration number 42190680 breed Hereford chromosome 8, ARS-UCD2.0, whole genome shotgun sequence genome:
TTTCTGAGAAATGTAGCTATTCAATTACAATGTctgccacacttttttttttttttgctgtgctgtgcagtatgcaggatcttagttccccgactagggatctgACCCGTGCCCCCCTACACTGGGAGTgcagtcataaccactggactgtcagggaaatcCCATGCCTGGCATGCTTGTAACATTCAACACCAAAGTTACTTAGCAGTCCAAACGCTTCATTATACAAAAAAACTGTCTGCCTCGTCTTTGGGGCATGACAGCATTTTTGATTACCCAACTGACTCCAGTAACTGCTGGGAATACTGGATGATTAAAAATCAGACATGGTTAACAGGAAGTTATGTTTCCACTTGGACAGGGGAAAAGTAACAGAAACCCTCAACACTGCCTCACCAACCACCTGTGGCTTACCTGGAGGGCAAAGGAACGAGGTGGAGGGCCCCTCAATGCACCCCCTTTTCCATGGCATGGCTCCTTCCCCCAACTACAGGCACCCAAGAATGAAAAGACCCACCTCTCTGACAAAGTCACCCAACCCACCTGGGTAGAAGACCTCACTTTTAGTAGTACCCTCTCTCCACTGGTGGAAGGTGCCAGAGATGATGGTATCCGAGATCTCAGCCCAGTAGCGCCCTGAGGAACAATCAAATGGACACTGAATACCAGGGTATCCGTAGCATCCTACGGCTTGGCCAAACGGCAGAAAGGAGGGCATGGGCCTTTGTACagccccagtctcccagttcgGCCCGCCGCCAGCACTGACCCGAGTGGCCGCTAGAGCCCAGAGCGGTGCCGAAGAGCAGCACGTACTCGGACAGGGAGGCGTGCAGAAGGCACATGGCGCCCATCCAGCCTCCCGCGTTCACGAACACCCACTGCAGGTCCTCGTCGGGCAGCACGTGGCCCGGGTGCAGCCGCCGCAGCTCCACGATCAGCCGAGAGAAGGCCAGCTCGTGGTCCAGCCCTGGCGGGGGTAGAGGAACAACACAGTCAGGGCCAGCACCAGTCCGAAACTGGGAAACGGTGCCCCTGGAACCTCCAGCTCGGCCCGGCCCGCCCCAACCCGTAGTCCTCCACCCGTTCACCCCCGGCTCACCCGCGTACTGCCGAGCCAGCTGCGCGATCTCTTCGTGCTGGAAGACGAAGCTCTGAGTTCCCAGCCAGAGCCAGACCACCTGGGCCAGCACTGCCGCGACCGCCAGGAGCAGCGCGGCCCACGCCCACCGCCGGCCCACGGCCCAACACATCCCAGTGGGTGGCCTGGCACAGTGCAGCGCTAGGGATTGCCGAGGCGGGAGGCTGTGACTCTTTCTGCCTCCGAGTCTGCGGCGCGCGGTCCACTACCCGTTCCCCCGCCACTGCCGTGGTACGGCTCGCCCTGGCCAATCGGAACTGCCAGGGCGCTGGGGCACCGCCTCTCGGGTTGAACCATTATCTCTCCGTGAGCGGGGAGCCGGGAGCTTCGAGGGGGCGGGGCGCCGCCGCGCGCGTCAGGCGAGGGGGCGGGGCTAAGCCCTCGGAGCTGCGGGCCTTCGGTCCTCTAGGAGGGGTCTCTCCTACTGCCGTCCTACTTGGGGTAGGAGAGGATGGCGGTGAAAAGCAGAATGGACTGGCCCCTCCTGGGCTCACTGACTGGTGAAGCAGGTGAACCCGGAAGCAGAGCCTTCCGGGACTTGTGATGGTAAATGCCCGCCTTTGTTAGCACAGAAGATGGGAAGGAGGCTCTTCAACTTGGGAACGTATGGAAGGCTTTTGGAGGCGGTGACACTTGAGCAGTGTCTTCAAGAGCGATGGGAAGGGCATTGCAGTGAGCCAGTGAGACCTTCTCCAAGAGCAAAAGCACGGAGGAGAGACACAGCGTGGGGTCTTCCGGGGGCCGACAATTCTTTCTTTATTCAGAAGCACAAAATGTGAGAGGAGGGGCTTGTAAACCAACTGAAGGTTATCAGCCGCGGGGGAGTGataaaggaagagaagcagaagaaacagaaaaaaggcaGCATAGTGCGGTGATAAGACTGACTGGATTAAAAACCTGGCCCCTGCCACCTACTaattgtgtgatcttggacaagttgtTTAAACTCTTTGtaactcaattttctcatctgtaaaatgggttgaaTAAAAGTACATAGTTTATTGTGATGAAGACTAAACCAGTTAATATTTACAAAGCAATTAGAGTCTGGCATGTGGTGTCATGTGCtagttatataaataaaacataaaggaGAAGAGAATTGGAAGACTGTAGCCTCACACATGAGAATGATGGAATGAGAGGTCAACACAGTCAATATAACTGATATTGTTATAATAAATATAACTGAGTGGTCCTATTAAATTATGGGAAATGGTCATTGAGTTTCTCAGGAGGGACATGTAGCAGAGAGGTGAATTTACATTCACAAATCCATTCCTTTTGCTCTTGGGCAGCCAGATTATATTCCAATCTACTCAGTAGTTAGGTGAGAAGTATAGGCAGAAATGATGTATGCCACTTCAAGGTCTGGCTCCTAAAATCTGTGAAATTATTGACACACTCTTCTTGCCTTATCTATTATCATAGTTACATACAGTTAAGTAGTTAGTAGAAAATTCTGAATGTTGCATGGGACAGAGCGCTTCCTCTCTCCCACAGTGGACTCTGGTGCTAAGCCACTGAGTTTGCGGGTCGTTTGTTACAGCAACTAAGATTATTTATCCTGATTACTGAAGAGCAAAAGACTTGTTACAGTGTACTGTGCAGATAGAGTAGAGGCTGGGAAGatggactatttttttttttttttttgagatacttTTAACTAAGACGGGAAAGATTTAGAAAGGGGTTATTGCAAGACTGAGGGAACATGTTTTTGTATTGGCTCTGGCTTCTGTGACACTCCTGAATTGACCATTCTTTAGTATCCCAAGTAGCAGGGACTACCCCAAAACTCTGGTCTCTGCCCTGCTGTTTTAGGAAGAGTCCTCTGGGACTGTCTAGGTCTTCAGCTCCCCTACCTGGTCTTTCAgaaatcttctccagcacacactgttttaaaaaaagagaaaggctaattattagagagatgcaaatcaaaaccacactgaggtATGACCTCAcacgggtcagaatggccatgatcaaatcgtctataaacaataaattcaggacaggatgtggagaaaggggaaccttcCTATcctattggtaggaatgtaaactggtacagccactatggagaacagtatgtaggttccctaaaaaataaaagtagagctaccacataatccagcaatcccactcctcggcatatatccagagaatcATAATTCGAAAAGATGCTTGCTGACTTCTCTGGTGGCGtactggataagaatctgcctgctaatgcaggggacacgggttcgacctCTGGTGCAGGACGATTCTACATgtggcagagcaactaagcctgggtgccataactactgagcccacctgctgcaactaccAAAGCCTGAGAGCCTAAAGCCtatgccctgcaacaagagaagccaccacaaggagaagcccatgcaccacaacaaagagtatcCCCTGCTAacttcaactagagaaagcccacacaacaaaaagcagtgaagacccaacacagccaaaaataaataaataaaattttattaaaaagagaaaagatgcaagtaccctaatgttcattgcaacactctttataatagccaagacatggaatcaacctaaatgtccattgacatggataaaggagatgtggtacatatacgcaatgtaatattactcagccataaaaaaaggatgaaataacagcaacacagatggacctagagattatcatactaagtgaagtaagtcagacagaaaccAGTAACCAAAGCATATATTGCTGGGACTTCCGTGGCAGTCCATtagttaagacttcatgcttccaatgcagggaacgcaGGTTGGATCTGTGGccctggaactaagatcccacacgctatggcaaaaaaaaaaaaaaaggctgaatatTTGGAAAttgcctggtagtccagtggtctgtgcttccactgcagggggaatgggtttgatccctggtcagaggattaagatcccatatgccatgtggtatgaccaaaaataaataagtaaaataaacaaatagtttttttaaaaaagcgcAAAACCCTTCCTGTTTTTCttcatcctgaactcccctctgGGCACACTGTTGTGGGGTCAGCTACAGTGGCTGCTGTAGTGGTAATATTTATTGTTAGCCGACAACATCCCCTTTCCacaaaaagcagattttttttatcCCTTTCCCTCCCTATTTCATGGGCAGCCAATGGGATATATAAAGCTCTGGTTTCTCAGCTCCGTGCCCTCTAGTGGTGGGCTTTAGATTTCAGTCTGGGGCAGAGATAAGGTAAATGACCTAAGACCCAGTTTTTACATCTGAGCTCAGCAAAACACCTGGCTTGACCTGGTGTGGCTTGGGGGAAGGGGCCTTCCTGCTACTGCCCAGCTCCTAGCTCACTAGGTTTCTATCTTAAGGTTCACGgagggagtttcctggtggcccagtattTAGGATTCTGGGCTCTCACTGCCatgactcaggttcaatccctggttagggaactgacCATCCTGTGCATggtgtgccaaaaaaaaaaaagaaaggaaggaagaaaggcaagCTCACTGAAGTCTCAGAGACATTTCTAAGCATCAGGAAGAGCCTGTGAACTTGGGTCCACATCTCAGTTTGGCCACTTATCCTCTGGATGACCTTGAGGTCTCTGTTCTCCACTGCCAAATGGGGAGGATGTTCAGGCAATATTTAGATGACTCTATAAAGTGCCAGGGGAGGAATTAATTTGAAGTTTATTCTAGTTTTAGCCAACTGGTTTGATCCAAGGAAAAGTTGGAGAAGGGACAGGATTGTGCAAAGGAAACACCCCTGACCTCACCCAGATGGTTGTTGGAGCTACTGATAGTCCTATCCTCCCCACAATTTCAGATTTCTTACAGCCTTCTTACCCTGGCCACTTCCTgtgctttgtgtgtgtctgtatatatgaCACACAGAGAGAATATGGTTAGTTAGCCCCCTTTCCCCAAACCTGTTTCTGCTGCCTGGTGGGGCTAGCATATGGTTACAGTGAGGTACCCATTCCTTTAAATAGTTCCTGAAGCCAGGGTTTAGGTGAAGCAGCTCAAACCCCACAGCCCCCTATCCCATCCCCTTGCTTTTCCTCCACCAGAGTCACTGAACAGGTAAGTGAGGTGATTGTGGATCCAGGGTTATACCCTTACCTATCCTAGAATGTAAGCTCTGGGAGGGCTGAGACTATGACTTGTGCACACATGGACATCCTTTTGCGCCACATGGAGCCTAGGTTCCTGGTACGCGGTAGATGCTCAGTaggtaaatatttgctgaatgaatgaccaAATGACTTAATGCAGCAAAGAAGTCTTTTAAGCATCCCAGAGCTGAGGGATCTGTAGTAAGCAGTTTCACAGAGGCTGTTTCAGGATAGTTAGTGGCTTTGGCCCTAGACTGGGATCATCAAAGTCGCCCCCTGTAGGGGTAGTCAGTCCTGAGCCCCGCCCCCAGGTGGTAGGGCGGACCCTCGGGCTGTCACGTGCTGGCGGCTGTCCAATCATCGAGGCCGGGGCGGGGCGAGACAGAGAGGCGATGGGGGCGAAGTGAGCAGGCTCAAAGTTCCAGACGATACCTACCCCGCGGTGGCCTCCAGTCGCGTCGCGGAGCGTGTCCTGAGCAGCGCCAGCAGGCGTTAGAGGCGGACGCCATGGCCACAACCTTCCGGGCAAGCGGTAACTGCAGGGCGGCCGGGACTCGCTGGGACGCGAAACTGAACCCTCCCCTTCCTTAGGAAGTTGTCGTCCCTGCCCGCGGGTCGGCGCGCCCACCGGTCCAGGCACGCGCGGCGAAGGGACACGCCGGTGTTGGGGCTGCAGGCTAATTGGCGCTGGGAACGCCCAAGCTCCGGCCTCTAGCTCTTGAGCAGGGTGGGGCCAAGAGGTTGCATCCGAGCTTGGACCTTCTGCAGGGGAGAAGGGGGCGAAGAGCTTTGTGACTGATCTGGACTCTCTGCCGCCAGAGCATCAGCATATCCGCTACAACCCGCTACAAGATGAGTGGGTGCTGGTGTCAGCGCACCGCATGAAGCGTCCCTGGCAGGGGCAGGTAGAGCACCAGCCTCTGACAACAGTACCCCGCCATGACCCCCACAACCCTCTCTGTCCGGGGGCCACACGGGCCAATGGAGAGGTCAGTCTTTAAATCCTACATCTGCAGGcttggcgggggggtggggggtggggtggggtgggggtggggggtgggggtggggtgggggggtggggggggtggttgGGAGTAGGGGGAGTAGCTCCATCTCCTTTCCCTTACGGCTCCCCTTCACCCCACAGAGGAATGGACCCTAACCCTTCACCTCACAGGGGGAGTGGACCTCCTTCTGGGTCATATCCCACCAAGTCTTTCTGACCTCAGAGTGGCCTTCCCCACCTACTTATAACCTTGGGACCCACCAGATGACTGGTGATATAGGCCAGCAAAGGCTTCTAGCCCATCCTTGTCTGTAGGTGAATCCTGACTATGAAGGCACCTTCCTGTTTGACAACGACTTCCCAGCTCTGCAGCCTGATGCCCCTAGTCCAGGTAACCTGGCTCTGGGTGCTGTTGGGGAGCAAAGAGGTTGTACCTTGTTGGGGGACTTCTACTGCATAGAGTGATACCCCTTTATCTTAGGACCCAGTGATCACCCCCTTTTCCAAGCAGAGGCTGCTCAAGGAGTTTGGTAACAATAAATTTCTACTCTTACACCCTTCAACCTGGGGCCTGGACTGAATACTAGGATTGGGCCCTACCCCCAACACAGCAAGCCCTATACCTATGTCATCTCTCCTTCCTTCACCACCTAGTAAGGTCATGTGCTTCCACCCCTGGTCGGATGTGACACTGCCTCTCATGTCGGTCCCTGAAATCCGAGCTGTCGTTGATGCTTGGGCCTCAGTCACAGAGGAACTGGGTGCCCAGTACCCTTGGGTGCAGGTCTGTGAGGTTGCCCCCTCTACTAGATGGTCAGGGAAGGGGTGGTAAAATTTGGTTCTGGGAATTGGCACTTTTATTTCCATGGGCTGTGGTCGGGAGGGGTTGACTTGGTGTctttttggcttaaagctccctGCTTCTACTTCGTAGATCTTTGAAAACAAAGGAGCCATGATGGGCTGTTCTAACCCCCATCCCCACTGCCAGGTAAGAGTGTGAGGGGCTTCCATAGATTATCTGGGCTGAGTCCAACCCAGCACTGTGAGTTGGGGAACTGGAGTAAGGGAAGGGCCAGAGGAAGTATGCTACTGATGAGGAGGCTCAGGGGGTGAAGGATCTGTCTGCTCTTCTACTGCCCCTTGACAGGTGTGGGCCAGCAGCTTCCTGCCAGATGTTGCCCAGCGTGAGGAGCGATGTCAGCGGGCCTATCAGAGTCAGCATGGAGAACCCCTGCTTGTGGAGTACGGCCGCCAGGAGCTGCTCAGGAAGGTGGGAGAAAGCCAAATCTTGTGTCCCTAAGAAGCCCTTAACCTCACCCCAAAAGGAGAGGTGTGTGAAGAAGGGTAGAACAGAAGTAGCAGAGAGACTTGCTAGGGGACACAGCAATAAGCTAAAAGAAAGATAATGAAGACTTAGACTAAGGTGATAGTGACAGAGGTGGTGAGAAGCCATCAGTTTCTACATAGGTTTTTTGGTCTTCCCATACCTATTTGCTGGCCTCCTCACACCCACCTTGATGACATCATTTCCATTGGGTTGGCCTAGGAACGTCTGGTCCTAACTAGTGAGCACTGGTTGGTGCTGGTCCCCTTCTGGGCAGTGTGGCCCTTTCAGACATTACTGCTGCCCCGTCGGCATGTGCGGCGGCTGCCTGAGCTGACCCCTGCTGAGCGTGACGGTGAGTCTCCCAGCTGGGCCCCTGGGGCCAGGCTTTGGCTGGGGATGGCTCTGGTGGGGACAGCATCTGTGCCCCAGACTGAGAGTTAGGCTCTGATTCCAGATCTATCCTCCATCATGAAGAAGCTCTTGACCAAGTATGACAACCTATTTGAAACATCCTTCCCCTACTCCATGGGCTGGCACGGTGAGGCTTCCAGAGTACCTATGTCTATCCCCAACGCCATTTCTGGGCTCCTGGGTCCCAGCTTAGTGGGCTGCAACTCCCAGTAGGCCTTGGAACACTTGCTGGGGAAGCATTCAGAGCAGATATGCCAGAACTGAGAGTGGAGACGCAAACTTAGTGAAACTATGTCTCCCAGTGCACTTTCTGGTGCCTTGTCTCTCTGGCAGAGATTGCGGGAAGATGTAGTTTTCAGGTACCTGCTATGGTttggggagaaggcaacggcacccgactccagtactcttgcctggaaagtcccagggacggaggagcctggagctaAGCTGAAGAACTAAGAAAGGACCCTTCCCAACCATCTCTGCCTTCTTTTTGTCAGGGGCTCCCACAGGATCAGAGGCTGGAGCCAACTGGGACCACTGGCAGCTACATGCTCATTATTACCCTCCACTCCTGCGCTCTGCTACAGTCCGGAAGTTCATGGTTGGCTATGAAATGCTTGCCCAGGCCCAGAGGGACCTCACCCCAGAGCAGGTCAGGATTTGGAACACCCTGGATCCTTGGATCCCCTTTTCTCTCCTGTTTACTCAAGGGATCCCAACAATCATGACCCTAAAAACCCCCATAACTTGGGTATTCCTGGGGACTCCAGAGCTGCTCAACTCCTTCATCTCTGGCTATTCCAGCAGTCCTTCTCACCAACCTCCCTGCCCCACACACCCTCCCCAGTGTCTAGTGTCTTCTCACATTCAGAACTCCATACCCCATTCTGGGCAAACATTACCCTCCCTAATTATCCCCTTTCCCCCTTCCAGGCTGCAGAAAGACTAAGGGCACTTCCTGAGGTTCATTACCGCCTGGGGCAGAAGGACAGGGAGACAGCAGCCATCGCCTGACCACGCTGACCACAGGGCCTTCTGTCTGAGGAACCAGGGCTTAGAATTTGGGCAGATGTGGGATCAATAAAActatgcttctcaaactttaatcaCATATTCTAATGCCAGATGAGTGTGAACTCTGATCCCCTGGGGGTCTGGGGTTAAAGGCTGAAGGCATAGCTCCAGCCACAACCTTCTTTGTCAACTTTTTTGcttactcagtcactcagttgtgtctgactctttgcgaccctttggactgtaacccaccaggttcctctgtccatggaattttccaggcaggaatactggagtgagttgccatttcctcctccaagtggaacttcccgacccagggattgaacctgtgactccaAGAGATGTGCAAAAATTTAAGAGTGCGACCTCCCCACCTCTCCTTCGCCCCAAATCTCTGAACAAAATTAATACTCAATGTCATGTGTGGCTTATAGAGTCTTTTACTCCTAGGGTAACAAAGGCAGCCCagtttaaaattgttttagaatCCTTTGTTCTTATCTTTGGCTGAGGGAAAACCAGAGCCTCCCTTGCACCATCCCTAGGGTGTCAACTCACCAAGCCTGGGACTGAGGGTTTAGTGGGCATCAGGCGAGGAGGATCCTAGTCCCAGTGGTCAGTGGCCAGGCCCTGGGCCGCTGGCCAGAACCCTGGCTTTGTGAGTGGCTGCATCTTGGCTCTGCTCCAGCCCACAGGGGCTGAATGGGCGGGCAGGGAACGTGTACGTGGCTTTTTGTCCTTGGCCTTTCCAGACTCCCACATGCAGCATGTATGCATAGTGTCTGAACACCTCTGTTGCCCCTGTGCCCCAGTCATTGCAGAGGACAGAAGATAGCCCTGGCAGGGAGGGGCTGCCAGAGTTAGGAGCCCTGAGGCCTGGAAGGAGGGCATGGTTTGCAGACTGACCCTGGGTCCAGCCACACTTCTCTGGACCTGTTTCCCTGGCAAGACTGTAACTGCGGGAATAACAAGTCATACAACCCAGGAGATGTGATGCACCTAGGGTCCTCCAAACATTTAGGTGAAGTCAGGAGCTTGTGAGTGATGCAGGAATGGCCAGAACACTTTTTGTCTCCTTTCTTTCCAAGGGAATTGAGACTGTGGTGGGGGGAATCACATCAGGCAGGACCGTAATACCCTAACCCAGGATAACCTTCACTGCCTTCCAGCCCGGGGTCCTGTCTTTCTAAGAGACCCTGGAGGGGAAGGGTCAACTTGGAGTGTTGCCCTGTTTTGAAGACGCTCAGACAAACGTGGCACACATTTTCCTTGAGCCCCCATTGACTGGGGAATGGAACCCTAGATGGGCGGCTAGTTTCTTAAGACATACATTCCTACTACCTTTGAATGGCCTGCTTTTGGAGTCATCTGGGGAGTTTTAAACAGTACTGATTTAATTGCAGTGTGGCTTGGCGGTTATAAAACCACGATGTCCAGTGACGTTTGAGACCCACCGCCTTAACAGCGGTCCACCTCCTTGTCTTATCTGGAGTCAGGGGCACCTTCAGCTTCCCCGGTCACCTGCCCAGTAGCTCCTAAGCCACAAAACCTGAGGCTTTGTTTGCGGAcagctgggagggggaggggcctgggagcTTCGGATCCCGCGGTCCCAGGAGGAGGGGCTTTCGGGGCCTGGACCCAGGAACCCAGCTCCACGCTCCGTCCCCCGGCGGCAGCCTCCTCAGTCCCGGACGGGACAGGAAGTGTCCGGccgaggtgggggtggaggtgattGGCAGTTGGAGGCTCCAATGGGCCGAGACCCCCCCTATTTCACCCTGCTCCTTCCATTGGCGCCTGGGCGGAGCCG
Coding sequences within it:
- the SIGMAR1 gene encoding sigma non-opioid intracellular receptor 1 translates to MCWAVGRRWAWAALLLAVAAVLAQVVWLWLGTQSFVFQHEEIAQLARQYAGLDHELAFSRLIVELRRLHPGHVLPDEDLQWVFVNAGGWMGAMCLLHASLSEYVLLFGTALGSSGHSGRYWAEISDTIISGTFHQWREGTTKSEVFYPGETVVHGPGEATAVEWGPNTWMVEYGRGVIPSTLGFALADTVFSTQDFLTLFYTLRAYARGLRLELTTYLFGQDA
- the GALT gene encoding galactose-1-phosphate uridylyltransferase — its product is MATTFRASEHQHIRYNPLQDEWVLVSAHRMKRPWQGQVEHQPLTTVPRHDPHNPLCPGATRANGEVNPDYEGTFLFDNDFPALQPDAPSPGPSDHPLFQAEAAQGVCKVMCFHPWSDVTLPLMSVPEIRAVVDAWASVTEELGAQYPWVQIFENKGAMMGCSNPHPHCQVWASSFLPDVAQREERCQRAYQSQHGEPLLVEYGRQELLRKERLVLTSEHWLVLVPFWAVWPFQTLLLPRRHVRRLPELTPAERDDLSSIMKKLLTKYDNLFETSFPYSMGWHGAPTGSEAGANWDHWQLHAHYYPPLLRSATVRKFMVGYEMLAQAQRDLTPEQAAERLRALPEVHYRLGQKDRETAAIA